The following proteins are encoded in a genomic region of Marasmius oreades isolate 03SP1 chromosome 10, whole genome shotgun sequence:
- the RPL20A gene encoding 60S ribosomal protein L20A, giving the protein MGLQEYQVVGRHLPTEADPTPKIYRMRIFAPNEVVAKSRFWYFLRQLKKVKKASGEIIGVNVIHEKRPLKVKNFGIWLRYDSRSGTHNMYKEYRELTRADAVKSMYQDMAARHRARFRSIHILRVVEIEKTDDVRRPYIKQLLTPNLKFPLPHRVTKARSTFVARRPATF; this is encoded by the exons ATGGGCCTTCAAGAATACCAAGTCGTTGGTCGCCACCTCCCCACGGAGGCTGACCCTACGCCTAAAATCTACCGTATGAGGATCTTTGCTCCCAATGAAGTTGTTGCCAAGTCGAGGTTTTGGTATTTCTTAAG GCAATTGAAAAAGGTCAAGAAGGCCAGCGGAGAGATCATCGGCGTCAACGTT ATTCATGAAAAACGACCCTTGAAGGTGAAGAACTTCGGTATCTGGCTCCGCTACGACTCTCGTTCCGGTACACACAACATGTACAAGGAGTATCGAGAGCTGACTCGCGCTGATGCTGTGAAGAGCATGTACCAAGACATGGCTGCTCGTCACCGGGCCAGGTTCCGGTCGATTCAT ATCCTCCGTGTCGTCGAAATCGAAAAGACGGACGACGTACGCAGGCCTTACATCAAACAACTGTTGACGCCCAACTTGAAATTCCCGCTTCCTCACCGTGTAACGAAGGCTCGTTCGACGTTTGTCGCTCGTCGTCCTGCCACTTTCTAA
- a CDS encoding uncharacterized protein (CAZy:GH25) — MKSLHLLLPLLPLALATAVEKRASPQGIDVSHFQSNVNWAQVKSNGISFAFIKATDGTTFQDPSFSSHYSGATKAGIIRGGYHFARPSASSGATQANFFLAHGGGWSPDGITLPGAVDMEFNPSGPTCYGLSPAAMVSWIKDFSNTYHAKTSRYPIIYTNTNWWKQCTGNSAAFGSTNPLWIARYNSVPGELPAGWGFHTFWQFADHGSNPGDQDSFNGDMAGLKRIATGR, encoded by the exons ATGAAATCTCTGCATCTTCTTCTACCCTTACTCCCCCTCGCTTTGGCTACCGCTGTCGAGAAACGGGCCAGCCCGCAAGGCATAGATGTTTCTCACTTCCAATCTAATGTCAACTGGGCACAGGTCAAATCGAATGGGATTTCATTCGCTTTTATCAAAGCAACCGACGGAACTA CGTTCCAGGACCCCTCGTTTTCGTCTCATTACTCTGGCGCCACAAAGGCTGGAATTATTCGTGGAGGATACCACTTTGCCCGTCCAAGTGCAAGTTCAGGAGCTACGCAGGCAAATTTCTTTTTGGCTCATGGGG GTGGATGGTCCCCTGATGGAATCACTCTCCCTGGTGCGGTGGACATGGAGT TCAATCCAAGTGGCCCCACTTGTTACGGTCTGAGTCCCGCTGCCATGGTCAGCTGGATCAAGGATTTTTCCAATACGTACCACGCCAAGACCAGCAG GTACCCGA TCATCTACACAAATACGAACTGGTGGAAACAATGCACCGGCAACAGCGCAGCGTTCGGTTCTACAAATCCACTTTGGATCGCTCGCTACAATTCTGTCCCTGGTGAATTGCCAGCGGGTTGGGG TTTCCACACCTTCTGGCAATTTGCGGATCATGGTAGCAATCCTGGCGATCAAGATAGTTTCAACGGTGATATGGCAGGGCTTAAACG GATCGCCACAGGCCGATAA